In Pleuronectes platessa chromosome 8, fPlePla1.1, whole genome shotgun sequence, the genomic stretch GCCGCTGTCGTCCAGAGATCTGGAGAAACAAACGGAGAAGGAGCTTGAAAAGTGGAGAAAAGACCGACCTTCGTCCACATTTGACCCCAGAGGTCGCTGCCAGGGACACCGGGTGGCGTGGGCGAGGGCTCGGCAGAACCAGGAAGACTGTGAtaggaaagagagacagaaaggcaACCtttctgcccctctctctcgctctgcctcTACACTGACGTTGTCCCCTTCGCTCCTTCCTCAGAGGCTGGGGAAAGGCGGAAGTAAAGTTGTAAGGCATCTTTCGCTGGGAGCAAAAGATGACTGGAGAAGCCGCAATTATTTGAACTTTAATAAAGTGCAGGAccttcaggaggaggaggacgtggaaGCATGTAAAGAACAAAGTGAGGTGAATCTTTTAGGACAAAGTAATGAGAAAGAACTTTTAGAGGAACCAAAGGAGATGGCTCAAAACCTAGATATACTGACAGAGCacacagaagaaacagaaacagtaaaaaaagaGAATGACCGAGCTGAAACAGTAATGACAGAAATGGAGGTAAGTAACTCTAAAGAGACAAAGGATGAAAGAATGGACAGTGAAGAAACAAGTGTGGGGTTCGAAACAAACCAAAGTCCAGCCAAAGACCAGACTGTCCAAAATACTCTTCAGCTAAATGAACATACCTCTCACCATATACAGGAAGAGGAGCTGGGCTCttacagccaatcacagactcGCAAAGGCCAAGACCAGGAAACTGAGGTCAAAGACATGacggaggagacagaagaagaagtttcAGAAAGTGAGCATTCAGCTGCGGTGGAAAAAAAACCGCGTGAGACACAGAATGTTACTGCAGATGCTTACACACAAAAGGAAATGGAAGTACCCGCAGACCAACGTGAGGAACAGATGATTCAGTTTGACATGAAAccggaggaggacacagaaagtaaaaacaatCAACAGCTGCAGGTGGACATGGTCACCGAAGTCTCAGAAACAAGAACTGAGACAATTCAAGGCTCggagacggaggaagaggagactttCACTGGCACAGATCTAACAACAGAGGCAGAAACCCAGGAGGAAGTGATCACAGAGGTAGACGAAGGCTCACGGGTTGAAGAATTGGAGGAAATCGAAGAAGAGTTCGACCCaccaacagagaaagaaagggaggaaaagatggaggaaaaCTCAACGACAGAGGATGAATCAGAGAATGAAGTAGAACAAATAGATTCAAGGACAGACACAAAAGCAGAAACCTTAATCCTCACGTTACCTGAATGCATCCAAGAACAACAGGACCAGGACGTAGTAGCTGACACAGAGACTGAAGCTGTAATACCAGTTATGGAAAACACAGTGACAGAGTCAAGTGAAGCTTTTGCCCACTGTTCAGAGGAAGAGTGCGATGAGGTGACATTCGAACCCACGCAGGAAAAAGACAAAATCATTTTGACTGCACACTCAGAGGCACAGGTTGAGGATGatcaaacacaagcaaaggAAATACAAACTGAAACTCAGAAAAACATGGAGACTAATGACTCTGTCACATCTACGGTGAAGGAGGAGGCTTTAAAGCAGGTTGAAGCAGTGACCCTCAATGCAGAGCCTGACGGGAAAACAAGTTCAGTGGAAACAAGTGTCTCTGAGGAGCCTGTCCCTGAAGATCCGACAAGCCGGGTCACTATGGGTCCttcagaggagaaagaaaaagagaacgtCTTCATTTCTCCTCCTAACTTGACAGACAATCTACACATAGACAgcagctcacagacacacaataaaagTGATTTTCCGACCGAGCTGAATAACAGTGGCCTGACACAAGCCTCTGGGCGCCGCAGTAGCCACTCCTCAGTTGATTTCTGTGTCCGCAAGTCTTCCAACTCCCATGGGTCCAGGTTGGCACGTAAGCTCTCCATAGACCTCTTCAGTGCCCCAGAGAAAACAAGTCAACCACCACCTGTCCCTTATCACGCAGAAGTTAAAACCAGTGAATCACAGCCCAATCCTAGAGCAGTTAACCCGACCCTAACTTCCCCTGATGTGACTCAGTCTTCTGAAGTCACCTCGACATTATCTGGAACAAAGAGGACGGGGAAAGAGCAGGAGCCGGCTGCCACCCCTAAACGATTGGGTTTCTTCCGCCGACTGAGAGGAGAGCAGTCCAAAAAGACAAAGGAAAAAGGCGCACAGAAAATGCAAGTCCCCAAAATCTTGATTCAGGACTTCAGTGATGGAACAGGGGTGGGGAAAGTGGTTCAGGAAGAAGGCGAGGAGAAactcagctccagagagagacgGAAGATACGGCGGGAGCGAGAGAGATGtggcaaagaggaggagagggcgagaaagaagaaggaaaaggagatggagaaggagaaggagcgagagaggaggaaacCGCAGACGAGGGGTAAAAGTTTTCAGGTGCAAAAGGAGAAAGGTAGAAATGATCCAGATCAACTTGCAAAGACTGGCTCACAGACGCTTCGATATTCTGCGTCTCACACTGAAACTTACTTTTAACAAACGTTTGTAAAAGTGACTGGAGGGATACGATTTGTAAGTTATCTGCTTTAAGATAAAAGCAGCATTTAGCCAATGCCATATTTTTGCATCACCTTACAACTATGTATTTCAGATCTCATCCTTCCTGGTTAAAGGAGACATTACCCTCATCCTTAATCTTTGGAGCATTTAAACTTTttatcatgaaaataaataataaatgatgtTGACATAATTTGAAAAATAGCTGTGTTTTATTCGGAGGGACTTTCTTTTCGCTGCCCCTTGATCACAAACCGAAGAGCCTCCAAACAAAAATATACAGGAAGTGCTTCAATGTCTTCTTTCACATAATCCCAGGTTTCCACCATTAATATTatgaagtaataaaaaaacaagccagtaaagatgaaaataaagatCCCAGATGTCCATGTCTGCATTTTCAAGTCGTTCAGGTGACTCAgtgtaacaaaaataaaaatggaaacaaaTGCATCCACTTTCAGGTCAGTCCATCTCTCTCTCGAGCCACATTCCATCAGTCCAGTGTTACTCTGCTTGTGTGTCATCCTCACTGTCACTGGCCAGCACTTCCTGATTTGTCACTGGTTGAGTGCTCATCTGAGAAGATGGGGGAAGCACGGATCCAAAGAACAAGGAACAGAACTGTGGGATGACAAGACGGGGGGGGAGGAATAGATGCTATGACAGttaatacaaatgttttatataattatacCTCAAATGGTACAGGTCAAGGAGAAGTGTCTTGTGTGCATTAGGACCTGCTCTACATCATGATTTATGTAATTTATGGATTTGATTGTTTTAAAGTAAGTTAAGGTTAGAAAGTGTATATTTGACGTTTTACTATTGTTTGTATTATCTCCAAAAAGGAAATCTCTGCAATTTTCAGGGATGAATAATAATTCGttaattataaaaacataaagacgTGTGAACGGAGAGCTTTTACTATGAAAAACATTTAGTCCTTTCATGACATTTGACCGAACGCTCTATTTAACTAACTAAACCATACCTTCTTATTAGGTGGTCTGTCCGAGTcatctgtttcctctttctcctcctcctcttcttcactgtgTATCCTCGTCCTGTGATAGGCTGCGACAGGCTGTTTGGAGTATGTGGATTTAGCTAACGGGGGGGTGGGTGGACCTGCAGACGAGGGACCCGGTGCCATGCTGGTATCCATGGCGATGAGGTAGGAGTCTATGTCATCGTTCATGAAGTCatctggagggggaggaggtggtgtcTGTGCTCTTAGAGGTGGAAGAGAAATAAGAATAAGTAAATTCAAGATGTAAAAAAGTAGTGTTAAATGAACGTTAATATAGTTAAGACAACGTGAAATGTTTTTAAGACCTAGTGCATAATATTTTAACGTATTTAGAACTTTTATAAGATGATTTAACTTTTTAAGACCCCATAGAAAATGGACGAATTTTTCTTTTTCGGTGAACTAACATGAACGGTAGGATTTCATGCTATTTAAAATGTCCATGGATTAAATGGCTGGTTGTGCCAATTCAACTACTCTGAACTCTAATTAGACTTTACCATCGACTACTGTGCACACCACTGCAGTCTGTGGTCAACTGCCTCTCCACTCAGGGGATGCAATTGACCACTAGGTGGTGCTGGAGTCCTTGAATTGAATGCTTTAATTTCCTGATTTCAGTTCTGCCATAGGCCTTTTCATACACCGAGGTGAACTTACCGTCTAGTGTTGTCTTTGCGTTGGTGGGAATCATCAGAGAGTGTGGCGAGCACAAAGTTCCCCTCCAGGACACTGTCCGTTACTGAAAGCACCACAGGGCTGAAACCCACATTGTAAATATCAGTACATTGTAACACAAGCGATCATATGATATCTGTATGTATGGGAGTATATTTACCTTCCTGGTTCATCAAAGTAGATAGAAATAGGGAGGTTAGCGGACTCTGCAAACACTAACAAACCCTATGGGAGAGATGACAAAAATTGAACTTGAACTTCATTCAAAAATTAGAAATCAACTAATCAGCCGACCACAACATATCTTAGCTGCCTCCACCTTGCTTTCAATGTCCGTAAAGGATTTCTCACCCGTAACTCCTTCAGACAAAATGTGACACTGTTGTGAGCTCGGACGGCGAAATGGTCAAACTCGTCTGATGCCAGACACAGCTCTGTCTGCATGGCCTTGGACAGCTCTGAGAGGGGACAACAGAGAAATGCATGAGTGATAAGAGGTTCAAggtatttcaaaagaaatctaaacaaatacaaatatgacacATTCTCAAATTCTATTGCGGTTatcactcaaattaataaaattaaatacactcaagctttgtttatttgtccatTTAGTTTTACTTCTTTTTTGGAAACTTATTGACTTTCTTTAGTAAGTCAGTCTGTATCTGCCTGGTGAGCACATTGACAACCACGTCACCTGCTTCGTCCTCCACATGATTCCTGAACCACATCCGATCATCATTCACTGACATGGTCACTTCATCCAGAGACGAAGGGAAATGCACAACTGTGTCCGCCAGCAGCCTAAGAGCGAAGGAGCCCAGACAGAATGTGAAAGTgcagagaaagaaggaaagcaGCGAGCTACGGCTTAATGAACAACTTAAATCCCAAACAAACGTCAAATGTAACAGAGATGGTCCAAGATAGAAAGCAGCAGACAGGCGATACTACAATAATGTTTTTGGAATGAAGAATGCAGAAAGATCCCACAAACCTGGGCTGGGCCCTGAACACATTGGCATAGCTCTCCTTATCAAACACGGCCTGTAAACTTTCACTGTCCTGGAAAGACAAGTTATGTGTCTTCAGCAGGCCTGTGGAGAAAATAAGGACACTCAGACTCTTACCCAGACCAATTAATGAATATGATGTGCTGCAAAGAACAACACAGCTGTCGGAGTAAATGAGATAATCGTAATGAAATCATCCATTTTAAGAACCGTGAACAGTCTGAGGGGGAAGTGAGACTCTGATACCATGTTTGCAGTGCAGCGTGAAGGTGAGGcggttcttcttcttgtccagCTCGATGTGACATTTTTCCACCGTCTTCTCGAGAGACGCCAGAGACCTGAACACGGCCTGCACGCTCTGAGAGGAACATGAGaaggacagaaacacagcaCTTACATTCAATGTGCACTTTGATTTCTAAAATCTACAAGTGAACAGGTGCCCCACATTTTGTTGACATGCAACAATTCAACTGCTTGGTGACACACATCCTGCCTTTTGAAACTGCTGCCATAACCACAGAGCAGTACCATAGTAGCATTCTGACAGGAAATATAGTCTTTGAAGTTGAGTACAGAGACATTTACTGGTTCTGCTCTGAATCACAGAAATTGGATAATTAATAACCGAAAAATGTTTTGATGGAAAAGTAAATGTCGATTAGTTAATGTTTCAGGGGAAAAACCAGAGATAATTAGGATAAGAAAATGGTTTCAAGTTGGTTACTGCTGATCCATGTACAGTACAACAGCAGAGGATGTGCGTCCTGACAACCTGAATTTGTTGTAACATCACGCACTGTGTCTGAGTCTAAAAACGAGTGAGTATGAGGCAGGAGAGGTCAAGACAAAGGGCAAGAAGCAACTGCAGCTTCTAAATGATCGTACGAATGCAAACTCAGTTAGAACgacgaaaagaaaagaaaaaatgagaCCAGGAATAAACACTGGCAGGTTCACTAGGTCTTGTATGACAACAACATTGTATCAACACAGAGACGGCAGGTGATGGATGTTTTAAACATTACTCATTTCACAGTAGAAGAACAATGGCTGGTGTCTGTCTCAGCACCTTTATAGCCATCTTGCAGCGGAAGTCCTGCCCATTGGGGATGGTGTACCTGTGAGGAATGTGAGGGGAAGTTGGCTTAGAACTCTGACACAGAGAAATGTCTTGAAcagtcacactgacacacacacacacacacacacacaaaggctgtACCTGGTGAAGAAGAGTGGTGCGAACAGGAAGCAGCCATATGCAGACCGAGAGGAGTTCACAGACCGCAGGGCGAgcttcgagagagagagagggagagaaaaacaaatcagctCTTTTTCATTGACACCAACGTGAAGCAACAAGATATGTGCACGGCAACAGGAAGTGTCGGTGCGTGTGCGTCAGTATCTCAGCAGCTCACCCCGTCGTCCTGGGGCTCCACATACAGCTCATCACCGATCCTGGACAGCGAGAGGATGGCTTTGGCCAGAACTGgacggtacacacacacacacaaacacacacacacacacacacacacacatgaccgcAACACAATAATTACAATTAATTCATTCAAAATCTGAGGTTCTTGTTAAGACAGGACTGGAGATACCTTTCACGTTTCCTCCCGTCACGACGCAATCCATTCCTGCAAACTATAGGTCCTACTTTTTCCGTTAGGTTAGCAAACTCGGCTAAAAGTTAGCCGGCTCTAGCGCCTAAACACCAGCGTAAAGTGAACCAGCGGTGGTTTGATTGTTTTCACATCGGGTAAAATGTGTCCGTGTTTCGAAAACATGCTCCAACTGTTTTGTTCTCGTGTTGTTGTAAGTTTGACTTCCGATGGGGGCTCGACCGTTGCAGTTCCCAGCACCGAGCCAGCGTTGTTTACGCCGCCATTGTCCGCTTCCGCCCTGTGGACCAATCGGAGAGACAGGAAGTCGAAGGGGGCGTGGATGATTGCACACATGCGCGTTTGGTCTCTAAAAAAAATGGTCGAAAGAAAAGTCCCCTCAAAAAGAAATGGCCCCTTCATTCATCTTTCAAcgataataaaacaataatattttatGTCAAACAATATTTcaacaataaaaatacaaacaatataatttaaatgatgtgaatcagctgcttacacttaaataaagttaatattgTAACTCAATAATAAGGATAATTtactaataataaattaaaatatttttaaataaagacaaaattgTTTGAaaatttcaattaaattaaattaatcctgcgcagaagtggaCTGCGCAGGAGTTAAagttaattatattaaaaataaataaataacataaaattaatgaaataaatgaaaataaaaaacaattaatttgcctggaaaaaaaataataacaaaaagccaattcattataacaaaaatttaaaaaatataaccaGGAGTGCTCAACCCTTGACAGTACCAACAATAAGATATAATTTCTAGAATgtttaggactgcaaagcagcactgcgCAGGCCCGAGCaaatgcattttgaagcgttgcatgcgttttgcccTTTTCCTGAAAAAGgtaaataatgactgaggaatTATTGACacgtaatcaaactttgacgccacgccacggtcacaccatgtgacgaaaaatcgatttttgagttagtttgtatctccatcttgttgtgaggaaactcatctcaatttgaagttgatctgatgtaagccctggtacaagtacctcaaagtaaaaatgtggaatatggccaaaatggcctctaaatgcaaaatagcagcttcctgttgcgtttttcaaattgcacctATGACTTCTTTTGTTTGCCTGGTCATGATAAACATGTGTATCACGTGTGAACACGTTCCAGGGGTCTCGGGGGTCACTGTTGAGCCACTTTTCCACGCCCATTGGAAATTTCTCCAgcatacgtacattttcacaactttcaaatttttgtaagaatttgagcatgttaaagccctcaaaaagccaattcatttaccTGAATAGTAAtgatccttacaatttcaatagtgcctgtcagtgctcaggccctaataaaTAAGTGTTAATGTAATAAAGTAACTACAAGAAGGCTAACTTCAACACATCTAAGGAgattaacacatttttgtgtcacTTTTTTGAATTATAATATTGTAGATTCCACTGTTGATATGATTTTGCTTATCCCAAAAGTCATTGCAAGATTTTCTATTTCTTTAAATCTGAAGACACATAAATAGCAGCTGCTCTCAACGCCCTGTAATTACCGTACAAGGGTCAGAGTGGGAACCAAGagggaatgtttgtgtgtgtgtgcatgtgtgtgttcacaaacacgtgtgtgtgGAGTTGAGGAGAGGAgtaggaaggaagggaggggaaATATAAAGATgggcaggcagacagagagagagagagagggatagtcACCGTCAACGCACAATTATCTCACCTTACTGGTCTTTCTCGTTGGTCTGCTTCAGTGTGTAAGTTTAAAGGAACACTGGCATGCTCCGGTGATCCTCCCATCACACTGACGGAAATGGCTGCTGGAGAAGACGAGTGACAACTGAAACCGTGGACATTTAAATGAAACCGAGACTTTCAGGGGACACAAGAGGACTGCTGCTGAAACACTTGAGGATCATGGAGGAGTGGGACCAGTGTGAGAGCGAAACATCTCGGAGAGGAAGCACAAGCAGCaaggaaaaataaacttttctaTCCTAACTGAGGGAGTGATGTGTTATAAGAAATGGACCTGTGTTGATATttgctatgaggaactgttcAGAGAGTAATGGAAAAAGATTGGAACatgataaaagaaagaaataaccaTCACAGGAGTCTTGACAAAAGAAGTTGGACACAGggttgattttaattttttttattttttctacagTTTCTTCTGTCATGGTcttcagtttctttttaatCATCACAATACATAACACTGTGAGGAATCTAATTCGTTGAATATATTGTTAACTTATTGTTGACATGTTTTTCTGTGACTTTTGGATTTGAATCGCAACAATATCTGTTCCTAGATGTCTCACTCACATACTCCCACAGACACTCAGGGCATGCTGCAGTCCATGCTGCAGAGACTGAGGCTCCAGCCAGGAAGAGAGGGTCAGCCCCTCCTGCACAGCCCCGGGTCCATCACAGCCGCCTCTAACCGCCCTTTCAATGGCTTTGAGTTTGGTACCAATGGAATACCTTCAAATGAGTTTGGAATCTCTGCTAGGGGCGAGTTAGTCCTCAAAAGTGGGGACATACAGCAAGCAAGTGATGGCTGTGGAATGGACAGGAGTCTTGTTTCCTTCCCCTCACAGAACGACAATGTCGATAAGGACACGGGCGAGAACAGGGTGTTGGGAGAGGCCACATCACCTCGGATCACCCCAGCAGGAACCGGGCGGTCGTTTCCTGCTAAATCACTTAAAGGGGCTGATAGCACTTCCTTTGAGAAGACTGATAGGGAAAAGGGGACCTTTGGCAGTTCGGCTATGACAGGGCAGGTCCCTGCTCTCACAAACTCAGGACAGAATGCGATCCAGGATCTGGTAAAGGTTCAGGGTTTTGCACCTAAAGTCTACATGTGGTCGTTGACGCCCACTGCGGCAAATGTTGACACAGGAAGTCAAGAGAGTAAAGTGCTTCATGTGGGAAATGGAGAATTTGGAGCTTCGGCGCAAAGTAAAGACATTCACTTTGTCGCAAGTGGCCAAACGACAACGAACAGTAGCTCCAGACGAAAACAACGATCGTCGGAGAGTAAGCCAAGGAGATGGACGCAGAAGATcaaggagagatggatggacagGCAGGGGAGTTCGGTCAAAAGGGAgaaagaggatggagggagagttGACCAGAACACTCAGCAGGGAACTGAGGTGAGTAGTGAATTTAGATTATACTTTTGGATTATATTCTCTACGTGTCACACATAATGAAACTGCGACTCCCTTCACAGATTTCACCTCAGAAGCAGCCACTGCCAGCAGAACATCTCATCATGACATCacataaagaggaggaggggacgcTGGTCTCATTAGACGGCAGAGAAGCCCCTCCACCACACACAGACGACAGCTGTCTCGAGGAGCGATTCAGGTGATCAAACACGCAAACCAGCGCTTCATTCGAGCTCCAGTTCTCACAGTTTAGATTTTATTGAGGGTTGCTAAAGCGATACCAGTAAGATATGTGAGGTATTTCTGAGCCGAGCCACGCCATAGCTATGGTGTTAGTTTGGGCTGTTTATATGTACGCTGTGATGTGTCCTCCTGATCTGATGTGCCAAACACACCCCTCTCACTGACAGCACTTGTCAGCACGCTTCTTCGGCCACACTGAGGGAATGTGATAAGAAGCGTCACAGCATTTTAATTGcaccttttttttatcatcaacGAAACCATCAGTGGAAGCATCTGAAATATTCAGATGCTTTACTCTAGTAGAAGTGATAATATTACAACAAAGAAAAGTGTATTGGACGtgttagaaaaagaaaattctaaATCTTACATATAAACAGACGTACAATTAACAAAATGTAACTCAATTAACAAAGGAAGAACTACTCTTTACACATGCAGAACGACCCTCATCATTGTAAGTTATACAGTATGCTATTGTCactgattttatttaaaaaatataggaCAAAGTGGTTAATATCACTTTtacgtttgaaggtcttctgcacaatttaagttaccaactaccagtagatgttagaAGGTGTTAGCGGCCACcagcggatgttagggacataaaTTCAGTTGTAATCAAAGCTACAACAATGCTTTGATGTGTAGGTTGGTGCTAAATTGAACcatttcatacattttgtttATATACAATTCACAATACGAATGGCTCATGTTTTTTGTGCCCATTGTTGATTCTTTTAAAGTCTACAAAGTAGCTAGTAACTATAATCGTTAAATAAATGCACTGGAGTGAAAAGGACAATACTTCTCAATACTTGTGAGATGTAGAAACACCCATAATTCTTCCCTTTGTGGTTGAAGGACAAGACAGGGGTTGTTCTGTATTCTAAGTTAGCTAAATCAATTAGAAGATGAATGTCTTTACAACGCCTTGTTCAAAGAgatacatctttaaaaacaagtcACAAAAGTATATGTTCAttagaaatagttttttttcagaTTACTCCAGCCTTACTGCTCAAGTACAGTGATTCAAAACCAGGGGGCACCTGTATCTGACAGGAGATACTTCCCCAGTTGCCATTTTCGAGATCAtgctatagaaataaaaaatattgaggggTTGAGAAAGTCGTACACTAACCAGatggttggtggtttgatctCTGGCCCATCCAGTTTTCATTCTGAAGTGGTCTTGGGAatgatactgaaccccaaatagCTCCTGAAGGCTGTGCTGGATGAATGTTATGTGAGGAAAAGGCGTTGCGTATGTGTTTTTTTGGACACCAGAGTTTAATGGCACAAAGGAATAAGACACATCAGGCTGACTGGGATCAATCCTGTTACTTTTCTTCAGCTCATATGATATGTCTTCATGTTGTTTATAGGCCTTCTAGTGACTCTGAGTTTGGCCTGGGCTCATTCAGCCTCCTGGAGGAGATTGTCACAGGTCAAGAGTGGGCCAGGTTCCTGAACCCCAACCTGCCAGCtgcctcagccaatcagagaccaTCAGTGGAGCCGCCAAGCCAACTCAAACGCCCCCCGGATTTCAGCATGGCACAGATATCACCTGATAGATATTACCAATCTGTGAACATGGAAGTTTCAGAgggaaaacagcagcagcacgttTTAGTGGTTGATCAGCCAGAACCAATGGAGGAGTGGCTGCCTGGAGAGAGAGGGCGGGGGCAGCAGCCAAGACCTCAATCATTTGTCGAGGTTAGATATCATTTATATACTTTTCATAGGAGTTATTGGATCCTTCTTCcaattcaaatgttttcataatGATTACAATAACAAGAATGCATTTTATTTAACCCTaaccagtgtgtaagatttagggggtttaaatgggccctttatatttaaatactttatatgtacatcgggagcgggtcctctcttaAGAGACtgctattttttttacagtagcctagactggacaaactaaaagaCCTTTTGAGCCATGTTtgaaaggggagggtgaggtgaggggtattcaacatgcaacttcaacactagatgtcactaaattcaacGCACCAAAACTTTAAGGGTGACTGCTGAAGACATTAATCTTGCAACGCACAGAAATAACTgaacatcaata encodes the following:
- the zgc:113229 gene encoding uncharacterized protein zgc:113229 isoform X1 encodes the protein MSHSHTPTDTQGMLQSMLQRLRLQPGREGQPLLHSPGSITAASNRPFNGFEFGTNGIPSNEFGISARGELVLKSGDIQQASDGCGMDRSLVSFPSQNDNVDKDTGENRVLGEATSPRITPAGTGRSFPAKSLKGADSTSFEKTDREKGTFGSSAMTGQVPALTNSGQNAIQDLVKVQGFAPKVYMWSLTPTAANVDTGSQESKVLHVGNGEFGASAQSKDIHFVASGQTTTNSSSRRKQRSSESKPRRWTQKIKERWMDRQGSSVKREKEDGGRVDQNTQQGTEISPQKQPLPAEHLIMTSHKEEEGTLVSLDGREAPPPHTDDSCLEERFRPSSDSEFGLGSFSLLEEIVTGQEWARFLNPNLPAASANQRPSVEPPSQLKRPPDFSMAQISPDRYYQSVNMEVSEGKQQQHVLVVDQPEPMEEWLPGERGRGQQPRPQSFVERADILDNPLLKRIQLNRKRHHHSAARDARLPTDETASASSQRVISSHVMDETAESQHDVLMPLNPLMSPPAPLPPFKPVAPAPRGVLKHSMFLDSEPSMEIVTKRRRVEENRRVHFSEEVLTIDAPELDLDAEDSEDDSGAEDDSVIEQECEVEQVEMEKAEEAAAAAAAAAVAAVAARRSVLPAWIQALKRRNTGRKHR
- the zgc:113229 gene encoding uncharacterized protein zgc:113229 isoform X2, which gives rise to MLQSMLQRLRLQPGREGQPLLHSPGSITAASNRPFNGFEFGTNGIPSNEFGISARGELVLKSGDIQQASDGCGMDRSLVSFPSQNDNVDKDTGENRVLGEATSPRITPAGTGRSFPAKSLKGADSTSFEKTDREKGTFGSSAMTGQVPALTNSGQNAIQDLVKVQGFAPKVYMWSLTPTAANVDTGSQESKVLHVGNGEFGASAQSKDIHFVASGQTTTNSSSRRKQRSSESKPRRWTQKIKERWMDRQGSSVKREKEDGGRVDQNTQQGTEISPQKQPLPAEHLIMTSHKEEEGTLVSLDGREAPPPHTDDSCLEERFRPSSDSEFGLGSFSLLEEIVTGQEWARFLNPNLPAASANQRPSVEPPSQLKRPPDFSMAQISPDRYYQSVNMEVSEGKQQQHVLVVDQPEPMEEWLPGERGRGQQPRPQSFVERADILDNPLLKRIQLNRKRHHHSAARDARLPTDETASASSQRVISSHVMDETAESQHDVLMPLNPLMSPPAPLPPFKPVAPAPRGVLKHSMFLDSEPSMEIVTKRRRVEENRRVHFSEEVLTIDAPELDLDAEDSEDDSGAEDDSVIEQECEVEQVEMEKAEEAAAAAAAAAVAAVAARRSVLPAWIQALKRRNTGRKHR